In the genome of Candidatus Cloacimonadota bacterium, the window TCTTTCGGATCGTAAGTAGGTTCTTCCGGTTGGGATCTTTCTAAAGGAAATTTCTGGTTGGAAGTAATATTTTCAACAATGTTTCTGGTGATCTCGATTCCCTGCTCATCGGTTTCTGCAAAATGGTCAGCGACTCCGGAAATGCGGCTGTGAACATCTGCTCCACCTAATTCTTCTTCAGTGACGATCTCTCCGGTTGCTGCTTTGACTAAAGGTGGTCCGCCAATATAAATCGTTCCAATTCCTTTCACGATCACAACTTCGTCGCTCATCGCCGGTTGATATGCTCCTCCAGCAGTACAGAATCCGCACACAACAGAAATTTGCGGAATATTCTCTGCAGACATCCTCGCCTGATTATAGAAAATTCTGCCGAAATGCTCTTTATCGGGAAATGTTCCGACTTGTTGCGGCAGAAATATCCCTCCGGAATCAACCAGATAAATACAGGGAAGTCTATTTTCAATCGCAATTTCCTGAGCGCGGATATGTTTTTTGATCGTTTCCGGAATATATGTTCCACCTTTGACAGTTGCATCATGAGCAATGATCATTACTTCCCGGTTTTTCACAACTCCGATCCCGGTAATAATTGCAGCAGATGGATGTTGGTTTTCATGCATATCCCAGGCAGCGAGAGAACTTAATTCCAGAAACGGAGTATCAGGATCAAGAAGTAAGCTTAATCTATCTCGTACAAAAAGTTTCCCTCTTTTTTTATGCTTTTCATGCATATAATCAGGACCACCTTTCCTGATTAGAGAAAGGCGTTCCTTTAAGACATCAACAGCTTTTTCCATAGATTTTGTGTTTTCTATGAAAGATTGACTGTTCGTGTTTATTTTGGATTCGATTTTGTACATAAATTTTTCCTATAAAATTTATTGATTATTTTTTTCTAACTTTGATAAAAAACTATCAATGTCTATTTTGAAATCAGAAAATATTTCAGGGATATTTTCTATTAAAGGTTTTAAGTTTATCTTCATCGATTTGAAAACTATAAGCATGAGTGAAAAAATGACGAAAGAATAGATATTTTCCGATTTTATTTGCCGTATCTTCCTTGATGATTTTATTTCTAATGGCTGAA includes:
- a CDS encoding methylcrotonoyl-CoA carboxylase codes for the protein MYKIESKINTNSQSFIENTKSMEKAVDVLKERLSLIRKGGPDYMHEKHKKRGKLFVRDRLSLLLDPDTPFLELSSLAAWDMHENQHPSAAIITGIGVVKNREVMIIAHDATVKGGTYIPETIKKHIRAQEIAIENRLPCIYLVDSGGIFLPQQVGTFPDKEHFGRIFYNQARMSAENIPQISVVCGFCTAGGAYQPAMSDEVVIVKGIGTIYIGGPPLVKAATGEIVTEEELGGADVHSRISGVADHFAETDEQGIEITRNIVENITSNQKFPLERSQPEEPTYDPK